GATAGATCCTCAGGATGCAGCAGAAGGGTCACATGCAAATTCTCAGAACTCTCGGTCAGGGAATGATCAAAACTTCCTGGTAAATATCGGTATTCTCTTAAATTTCTGTTTTCTCCGCGGAGGATTATCTTGTCAATGTAGGGATACTCATAATAATACAACTCATGGGTCATCGTGTAGGCATCCTGATAGATGATGGAGATGAGATGATCCGTTTCATCCCAGATCAATGTGGAATCAATGATTCCATCCTGGTCAGGATCCAGTTTCCATTCCACTTGATTTCCAGATTTTTCCATAAAAAAATCGGCAATCCCATCCCCTGTACTGTCTAATGCAATTTGACTGATATGATTCATCAAATGCCCCATATCCGGATTCATTTGAATATATTTCTGCAATGAGACCAGGGGCCAGATTCTCTGGCTGTCTGAAAAATCAGGAATAGATTCCGGATTAGAGGGGATATGAAACAGGAACTCCCGGAAATACCAGCTGTTCAAATCATTGTACTGTTCAAGATAGAGAGATGCCAGGGAAGCTGCATTTCTACACAAAGGAGAGAGGATTGTCTGTGCCATCAAGTCTGGATAGAGTATACCCTGGCGTTGGATGTATTCCGATAGAATTCCTGGATAATAGGAACCGTCAGACCAGGAGGATAAAAGAATAAGAAATCTTTGATCCTGGTAGCGGTCAACCCCTCCGGCTGCCAGTTCCATGGCCATGTCTTTGTTTCCCAGACGATAGGCAGCAAGAACGGTATAAAACTGGATATCAGGATCATCTTTCATCAAATCATTTATTGTGAAGAATCGGGATAAAAGGACCTCATCATTTCCTAAACGGAAATCAACTTCGAACAACCAACCCAGAATATTTTTAGTACTCACCTGTTCCGCTTGGAATCCGCAGGTATAAGCCTTCGAAAACCATTCTGCCGCTTCTGAATATCTTCCTGCCTTCCTGGCTTCAAGACCGCGAAAGCTCAAAAGGTCTGGATTCAGGTCATCATATTCCAATCCTCGGAGAGTCAGATCCGAGAATACTCTTCCCTTGTCATTGGAATAGGCATGCCAGGCATGGCGGGCGAATAAACGAGCCATGTCCTTGTCCTGATCCAGGGAAGACAGTGATACAAGAGTACCGAGGAAAAGAAGAATTGATGCAATTGTAAGTTTTTTCACTTTTTAATTACGCTTCATTTTTTGTGAATTCCGGACCGAGAAGTTTTCTGATCTGACGATCGTCAAGAGTTTCTTCCTCAAGCAGATTACGTGTGATTGTTTCAAGTTTATTTTTATTCTCCTGAATTACGGTTCGAGCCCGGCCAAGATTAACGTTCAGTATCCTTCTGACTTCACTGTCAATGAGGGAGGCTGTTTCATCTGAATAATCCTTATGTTGAGCAATCTCTTTCCCGATAAAAATCGGTTCATCATCATTTCCCAGTGCAATAGGTCCGATTTTGCTGCTCATACCCCACTCACACACCATTTTTTTTGCCAAAGCAGTTGCCTGATCAATATCATTCTTGGCTCCCGTGGTAGTCACATGATAAATAATTTCTTCAGCCACATAGCCACCGTAACATATACATATACGATCTTCAATCCACGACCGGCTTATAGAGAACTGATCCTGTTCCGGCAGAGAAAAAGTGACCCCCAGGGATCTCCCGCGGGGAATAATTGTCACCTTATGAACAGGATCAGCGAACTCCAGAAAATAATGCAGAAGTGTATGACCAGCTTCATGATAGGCCGTCATTTCCCGTTCATGGGCTGTCATGATTCTGGATTTTCTGGCCACTCCCATCATGACTTTATCCCGGGCTTCCTCAAAATCCTGATGTTCAACGACTTTGGACCCCCTGCGGGCGGCAAATAGAGCCGCTTCATTTACAAGATTGGCAAGATTGGCCCCGGAACTACCCGGTGTGGCCCTGGCAACAACCAATAAATCTACATCGGGAGAAAGACAAATCCGCCTGGCATGAATTTTAATGATGGATTCCCTTTCTTTCACGTCCGGCATGTCAACCACAACCTGACGGTCAAATCGTCCAGGACGAAGCAGAGCAGGATCAAGTACATCCGGACGATTTGTGGCAGCAATGATAATGACAGCAGATTCAGTATTAAAACCATCCATTTCTACAAGGAGCTGATTGAGAGTCTGCTCCCGCTCATCATGGCCCCCTCCGTAACCGGCACCTCTGGTTCGACCAACGGCATCAATTTCATCTATAAACAGTATACACGGTGCATTCTTGCGCCCCTGTTCAAACAAATCGCGGACACGACTGGCTCCAACTCCTACAAACATTTCCACAAAATCCGATCCTGACATATGAAAGAAGGGAACAGCGGCTTCTCCGGCCACGGCCTTGGCAAGCATTGTCTTCCCCGTACCGGGATTACCGACGAGGAGAACTCCCTTGGGAATTTTAGCTCCGATATTCGTAAATTTTTCTGGATGCTTGAGAAAATCAACAACTTCCATGAGTTCATATTTAGACTCTTCCAGACCGGCAACATCTTCAAAGGTAATACTATCTTTTCCCAGATCATAGCGTTTCGCCTTGCTCTTTCCGAAGCTGAAGGCCTTAGAACCGCCTCCCTGAAGACTCTTGAACATCCACCAGATAAAAAGAAAACTGACGACCCAGGGCAGCATCTGTAAAATGACAACAGCCGGGGAAACAGTCCTGCCTCCCCCTTTGATGCTGACCCCTTTATCGATAAGAAGGCCCATCAGATTCTCATCGTAATAGGGTATTGTTGTCTTAAAGGAAAGACCGCTTTTCTCTGAATCAGTGGTATTGACATATCGTCCGAGAATCTCACTCTGATCCAGAATCTGAACATCATAGATCATGCCATTATTTACATATTGAAGGAACTTGGAATAAGGGATTTCATTCAACTCGGTCTGATTAGAGAAAGAGATGTAAAACATGAAGAACAGAGTCAGAATGCCCAGAAATATCAGCGATGTTCTGTTATTATTAAAATTGAAATTAAAGTCTTCGTTGTTATTTTTATCATCCTGGGGCATACTCACCTCTAAATATAATTATAACACATAGATGATTAGTACAACCGCCATTTTCCAATTTTTTTTCGTATTTTGTCCCGGAATAAAGACTCTTTCCTCTAGAATTCAGAACCGATAGAACATTCTTTCCGTTGTTTAGAATGCTGAGGCATTCATTTTTATCCTTTGAATAATCTCCTGCCTCAGTCTGCGATCCGGGGGATCTGATAAGCAGAGAATCTACACCAGCGGGCAATGGGATGATGGGGTCACCCGGAAAAATGTCTCGATCAGCTCTGATTTCAAGGGAAAAATGTTCCGCCTGATAGGAATTATGAGGAGTCAAATAGAAGAAAAACCGTGTACATTCCTCTATTTTTTTTTCCTTTTCCAGAACTAGAGCCCCCTTCTTCCTAGAGAAAAGAATACCCCGACCTTTGAGGATGATTTTCTTTTTGACCCCCAGGTCTTCCAGGGGA
This sequence is a window from Oceanispirochaeta sp.. Protein-coding genes within it:
- the ftsH gene encoding ATP-dependent zinc metalloprotease FtsH, with product MPQDDKNNNEDFNFNFNNNRTSLIFLGILTLFFMFYISFSNQTELNEIPYSKFLQYVNNGMIYDVQILDQSEILGRYVNTTDSEKSGLSFKTTIPYYDENLMGLLIDKGVSIKGGGRTVSPAVVILQMLPWVVSFLFIWWMFKSLQGGGSKAFSFGKSKAKRYDLGKDSITFEDVAGLEESKYELMEVVDFLKHPEKFTNIGAKIPKGVLLVGNPGTGKTMLAKAVAGEAAVPFFHMSGSDFVEMFVGVGASRVRDLFEQGRKNAPCILFIDEIDAVGRTRGAGYGGGHDEREQTLNQLLVEMDGFNTESAVIIIAATNRPDVLDPALLRPGRFDRQVVVDMPDVKERESIIKIHARRICLSPDVDLLVVARATPGSSGANLANLVNEAALFAARRGSKVVEHQDFEEARDKVMMGVARKSRIMTAHEREMTAYHEAGHTLLHYFLEFADPVHKVTIIPRGRSLGVTFSLPEQDQFSISRSWIEDRICICYGGYVAEEIIYHVTTTGAKNDIDQATALAKKMVCEWGMSSKIGPIALGNDDEPIFIGKEIAQHKDYSDETASLIDSEVRRILNVNLGRARTVIQENKNKLETITRNLLEEETLDDRQIRKLLGPEFTKNEA